One Antedon mediterranea chromosome 1, ecAntMedi1.1, whole genome shotgun sequence genomic window, gataatttattgtaaattaattataagcCTGGTGCGGCCATTATTGTTTAAAACGACGATATAGTTAAAATGTATAGCGAATAGATAATATAGAATGTATATTGACAGTTCCGATGTGATACTAAATTCAGAAAAATGAGTAGGCTTATATTGTTGTAAAACCCCTGATATTCGAAATATCAATGAACtaacaaattaaatgaaaataaacgcTAAACAAAACTTCGATATGGTAATTTATAGCACGACAAACGACATTAGCAAAGATGCGGACTAGGAAATAGGCCTAATGCTACTTTTTCCgtcaatattttataaaacttCTGAACAAAAAGTCACGGATTCTGATGAGGTAGGCTGATAGCAATTTGTACGGTTCTGGAGCTCGGGGGAGAATTATATCCTTTTTACATTGGCTGTGTATTTGAAATATTCATATAGTAAcattgatttcaaaatggcatGCGCGATGTATGGTGGGAAGGCCCATTGGGAGCAGTGCCACCACCATACCAGTATAATAAGTTTTTGAGCACACTATTTGCGCACAATTTACACtaatacaattaatttacattttacctATAAGAGTAAAAGGAAAAGAAATGTTTTAGGAAACGAAATCTAAACAGActctatttaaaatgtaaaaagaaGAAGATAAAGAAGAAGATAAAAATATCCAAGGATTATTTGATAAAAGACAGGAATAACTACTGTACAATGACgaaagtttacaaaaaaaaacacgtgttattttacaaacattaacatgagaaaataaaaatatatatacctgTGGTGATATCGGCAGATGAGCATACGGAAATAGGCTGGCTGTAATCTATTATAAGAAAAATAGccaaatgtaataataatgttataaaagaTGATATTTTATCTGCTGTTATCTCggcaaaaattaacaaaataaccAATTTTTTTGGtaaacaaatatgttttttttaatatttcatagaattatgagaaaaaaaatcttcAAATATCTCTATGCTTTGCTGGTCTTGTGTCATATaaagtgattttttaaaaaaaataataaaaaaataatatctagTAAGGGAGAAAACTGGTCAGATCTTTTGTctatttttggttaaaagtctattaatatgcaaattagatgATCTTTGACCTCAACATTTACCTAAAAATGTTTGTTTCGCTGTGATCGATGTTAGTACCAAGTATGCAccctatttttcatttttttaaaattcaggGGTAGAGGCTAGCTTTCCGTCTAAAGCACAGATTTTCCTGTTAACAACATTCTTCATCATATACTGATCTGCTAATTCTATGAAAAGCAATTTGCTATTCCTTTCCATAGACATGATCTATCTTTATatctgtgtttttttttgtttatgtttatgaaGAGATAAACAAATCTGCTAGAGTTATTGAAATAGCgtcgtataaaaaaaaaaattcttacgTTTTTCACAAATAGCTATTgcttttaatttacaatttgtaTTATTCCATTTTCCAGATTTCCAGATTATGACAGTGCAGTGCTGGTCTGTTCCATGATCGGGCTTATTTATATGCCAGTCtagtataaataattacaataattacaataagattaaaataattgcaataattattttaaaaaatacacagtttatctgttatttaaaaaaaaaagcttttatggccaaatatgaaaatatgttcTCTGGTCTATCCGTCTGGCATTTGTATCAGAGGGAgagaatttgttttgttttgttttttgttattcaaaATGGACAAATTCGACAAATACCACGACGATTACCAAttattatgtgtgttttaagtttttttaatgattttagtAAGAATATCTGAATAATTTGTAAATGAATTTGTAATGTATATCTTTTGTATATATAAGCATAGAAATTAAGTCTAAACCttccggtgatatactgaagtttaattaattaatttgaaacgataagatgaggaaatctgtgagaatgagaaaaaccTTCAACCGAGATTAGAACctggaaccttctgcttgatatgtagATGTCTTAACCATTAGATCGGATAGCAACTCTAaaattctcggcgtggtacggcggaacagcactagtcccttaATTGCCCTCATCTATATCATTCTTATATACTTGTAATAACTGCAATTTAGCCTCTTTAGCTACAAATGCTACAAACGGCATGGTGtttgattttgaaataaagtgataTATAAAAAGGCCTaaatgatggcttattactaattttttcatttatgtacacatctatatattatactgtataatgccattgttgaacaaataaatgttttttgaattgaattgagttGAATTGAATACTCACGCAAAAATGAAGATTTTAAGGACAGGTATTGTGAACTTAATTATGATCTTTTTTATGTTGAAACtagattttaaataatatttttttttcagtaagcCTATATAACCTTTTAAATGTTTGTATGATTCGATATTAATGGACCCAATTGTACACACGTTTTCAACTTTTCTGACTATTTGTGTATCTGTATATGatctaaaataatgtaaaaaggTTATTTTTTCAGATATTAATGGACCCAATTAAAAACACGTTTTGAACTTTTCAGAATAtgtttatgtaggcctatacatgttctagtaatatataaattgtttaaaatatgaatCATGAGATGTGTAAATAACTGTAGAATggcaaacaataaaataaaaatctagaTAAAACTAGATAATTTGATGATTAAGTTTACAATGGAGCAAAGATATGTTATCGTAAATTAGTATAAGGTATATGAATAGATGTATATCGGTACATACATGTTTTCTACATTCCCATACTGCAAATAGTTTGGTTATGATTCGTAGCATGTTGCAAACCGAATacgtaattatataattatgatgaaTTAGATTAGatgtataaatgtaaaaaacataatgaatgaaacaattttaatgacgatgaaataaaagtgggaaaaCCACAAAAGACCAAAAAAAGTGCTAACACTGAAAATATGACAAAGGTAAATTACTTTCAAATGTTGATTCTTCATCCGTGATGTTTCCTGCAGACCAAAGGAATGTTCCTTCAGTTTGAATATCGTCATAACCAATCCAAGCATTTTCCAGTGAAACTATGTTGTTTAAGATCCAGTCATTTTCTTCTTGACACGAAATAATCGCAAGATATCCTCCATACACATCTTGACAAAAAGTACCACCTTCTTGATACGTCACCGATGACGTTGACTTCCCATAACAACTTGAAAACCTGATATTGGGAATCATACCTTCAGGACAGTCTGTGGAATACACATTGCTTTAAGGCTAGGCAATCTATCTAAAAAACAgcccaaagtgaaacaaatCGCAAACCATGGTCACATATGATGAGGCGATCAATGATAGATTGCCTAacctatttatattttatagaattaaCAATACGTTATATGTGTTTCAGTTGCAGTTccgcttttttttttaatcaacctTAATCTTTCATgttttggggaacaatacaaCTTTAACCTAAAGtatagtttgtatttttttcatcagtattttttttcattttcatccgtttttgatgttgtattgttttatgtttcaaacctgttagtggcggtatttatcgctgttggttttgattgaataaaataaataaaataaaatttgtaaataaaaaaaaaattatggacACGACTATCGTTTTGATTGGTAGAAATGAAAACTTTAAGCCCGGCCACTTACATGAAACCTTAGCTGTGAATGAACACGCAGCAGACGGATTTCCTGCCCTGTCATGCGCAGTATACGTAATGTTAACAGACGTGCTCCTTTCTTCCTCAAGCATATGAATGACGTAACCAGGTGAATGCGATGCATCGACAGATACTACGCATTCATTGTCTTCCCATGTAGGTGGTGTCCACGTCACTTCCGCTGACGTTTCATTCAAAGGTATAATTACCTGAAAGTCTTCTGGACAAGTAGACCCGTATGTTGGTTTAACCGTATCGTGAactgaattaattaaaatacatttttcatttactaaataatatcttttattttcacAGTTTTCGGATTTTTGGCCGGGTTCATAGCAactgatttattattttatggttTAAAGGACAATAGAGAGATAAAGTCATCCCGTATGTTTAAAACACCATATATACATAGAATACATTTTTGGCATTACTTTTAATTCGTTTTGGGGAATAAGAAAAATGTACAttcttaaattaaaacaaacctGAAAACTTCAATTCAACCAAGGTTCGATTTTATTCAACTCATTCATTATTGTTTTGGTCAAACTAACACGTTTTTAGTATTAATCAATACTTTGAATTATggattaggcctacaattggtgttaatattataatacaggTGTAAGAATACTACTCTTCTACTTACATTTTTCACAAATATAATTTATCCGTTCGCTACATGGAAAAATGTTCCACCACCGATCAATGAAGggaataaaataaacacactTCTCTTCTTCAGTTGTAATAGATTCACCAGGAAGAAAAtctattacaataatataaataaaataaaacaaaataatacaaaattgtatttGGTTCAGGATTTTGATTGATAAGTGGATTTAGGGCCGATGATGGGTGGATTTAGGGCCGATGATGGGTGGATTTAGGGCCGATGATGGGTGGATTTGGGGCCGATGATGTGTGGATTTAGGGCCGATGATGGGTGGATTTAGGGCCGATGATGGGTGGATTTGGGGCCGATGATGGGTGGATTTAGGGCCGATGATGGGTGGATTTAGGGCCAATAATGGGTGGATTTGGGGCCGATGATGTGTGGATTTAGGGCCGATGATGAGGGCCTCATGAGATTATTTCGAATAATATTACCGTACCTATTTTGAGTGGTAAATCTTGTTtctgacgcaacgcaagtaatttgaccaatgacgcgatggatcatccaTAAAACTGAATGATTGGTGCTTTACGATATAAATTTAATCAGCAGAGAAGACTAAAATGTTACTATTCCCTGATTAAATCAAACCAAtgattatatataaatacaataatacaagcaaaaaatatgaataaacatgtttataaAAGATGcacatatttaatttatttccattTTCAGGATGTAGACATGCTATTCAAAATGATGATTTTCCTGGTGGTGTGATTATAGATAAATCAATACGACGTACTTGTATAGTTTGAACATTCACCGCCAGATTGAACCCAGACCATGTCACCTTCTACCTTCAAACCTATCCAGAACGGATAatctataataggcctatatagactATTAAGAAAATCGTTTTCCACTTGATTCTTTACCACAACCAGATCAGCTCCAAGACTGATACAGTGTTCCCGGGCATCATACCAGTTTTTAAACGACACCACGTATTTATAACAACTATCGTTGTACGGAATCCAACTGTTATTACACCGTGCCTCTTCGAAtactgaaaaatataatttgattgCTTTAAAGGCCGATACACACTGAACAATCTACACACGAATCAACGTACGCGGCAAGCGTCAAATCGAACCGTAATTTTGACGCGACGAACTATTTCAGTGTGAACATAAAAGCGAATGTGACGATCTGTTGGCGCCAATCGATTTTAAACATCAACGCGATGAATTCGAATATTTTGCGAAGTCTAGATCTCCGCTAGAGTTGTTCCATCAGGAAGTTGAAGCTCGAGTTGCTTCGATTTGCGCGTCGCTTCGGGTGTGAATGCTCAGTGGTAACCGGcctttataaaaatgtatttcattgttttaatacagAATACacaaaaatgaattttcaaGAGAATGACACATGGAAGTCGTTACTCACATGCTCGTACTGTAAATGAACAAGTTGACGGATTCCCTGCTCTGTCATGCGCAGTATATGTAACGTTAATATATGCACTTCTTTCATCTTCAGGTACAGTTATGACGTAACCAGGTGAATGCGATGCCTCGACAGATACCACACCTTCATTGTCTTCCAGAGGTCCCAACTTGGGAAAGTCCATTCGCAGGAGATTTTGTCGTGAACCACATTCAATTCGTCGGGGCGTCAAAGTCAACACGCGGGGAATCGAAAATCAACACGCGTGTCGTTTACGTCTCctaattaactaaatatgttacatacagtatataccatatttacacataagttggtttaatttttacataggtttatccatcattatttttacattcttattttttttatggacacaTCCTCAGTACAaagaaagaattttaaaaatatatacagtattttaactaaaattcagtatataaaataatttaacttaattacataatgtacaatatttacacatgatagtattgcccaatagaatttactcattttttttagcttttaggcacaggcctaggcctagcatagggcttctactaggccctagctagctaccaTTTTAAAACCCAAAAACAATCGAAATAAACTATTCCAAATCCGTCTTATGCTACATTTACGcgagttaacatattatttcagatgaaaaacattgagttttatattgttttatccatacgtaattacactggcattaaagatataacattaaaatgtaggccgttTATGAGCTATTTCGCCGATTTCTTATCGCTGGGAAATTCCCCACCATTGACATCGATCGAGGAGTAGGCTTAGGCTAGAATAAATAGAGGCCTAGCGTGCGTGCCGGAACGGGtggattattgctatataaataacaagtttgaacacaagagcttacgacaatcttaggtaaatttttattaaacgtaagcctacttgcttggcgaatccatatgccttttaaatcattttaacatGTTCGTATTATCGGATTGTacagtaaaaccaaataaaacaccgcctctacaacctcgtgcgatgtgcgatctgttgttctttgcagcggatcaacattggtagagtccattaattatgagggtgtttaacaatgtaataactattaaaaacgtgtctcaaccactgtgtaatcaaagcgtttatttagttaaaacttggatcctcccaaaattgataatcgcgtattccggTTACCACGTGATTATTGATTCACGGTTGGTTGcacgcttctttttttttctacgtcCGGCGTGTAGTACCgtgcatgtttatattattgttacggtttaacaaaggcagtgcatacaaataaaaatacaataatagaccacggagactgcatgaatagacattgtttcaacatcctgcctcacttttgtattgactattgttgacctgggctgagcctgggtgtaaccgtaaatcaatttggccaaaaatatggggaaatttgaaaatgcggtaaaaaaatcaaaatgcggtAGAAAACGTCGAGATAGCGGTAGCGCGGTAGATGGGTAGTAAAAGCGGTAGACTACCGCGAGTAGCGGTAGACTTGGGACCCCTGGTCTTCCCAACTAGGTGGTGTCCACGTCACTTCCGATGATGTGTCAGAAGATAAAAGATTGACCTCAATGTTTTCTGGGCAAGTTGACCCAAATGTTGGCGCTATCGTGTCTTCCAgaactaaataaaattattaaaggtTCTAACGTTGGTAGtagtcattatttatttaaaaacctATTTATCAGGTATAGATATTGCACCTGTTTAACATGGCCCTCCTGCTAGATAGAATaacttaaacaatatttataaaaagacattaaaaacttacaataaaaaccaataaaactttaaaatcacaatacacagaaagaaaatatttacaatGTATTAATAAGGAGTTAAAAAATTAAAGGGGAAAAACTGGATTTAAGCAAAATGGTAATGTAGTGAGAATTTACTTTGAAAAAGATACAAACAAAAGATCGTCAAACTGTATTCAAAATACAACCttaaatcatcattatcatcgtcattattattactattattatagataggttattgatattaatttcaataatttgacaaaataaCAAATCCCTTGATGCCGATGATATAAAAATGAGTCTgtattttaagaacattttcGTTGACAGGTTGACAAATGTACAAcccaattaattgattgattgagttTTTTAAGTAATGATGCAGATTTAAGTAGTTCCTACCTAAATAATAGTAAGTAGTGCGAGTCATACCACCGGTACTGTACTTACATGCTATCGCAGTGAAAGAACACGTGGCTGGATTCCTCACTCTGTAATGCGCAGTATACGTAACGTTAATATACGCACTTCTTTCATCTTCAGGTACAGTTATGACGTAACCAGGTGAATGAGACGAAGTAACAGATACTACGCATTCGTTGTCTTCCCAAGTAGGCATTGTCCACGTCACTTCCGCTGACGTTTCATTAGAAGGTATGATGACTTCAAAGTTTTCAGGACAAGTTGATCCGTTTGTTGGTGCTACTCCATCTGGAACTAAAAACgttaaatgaatatgaataatcTGAAATCAACCTGAACAATTGTCtaatttttaaatgtacatgtcaaaaagaaaatgtaataattGAAAACAGCTTCGTAATATAATAAGGTAACAATAAGGTAATAAGGTCCctgtacttaacagtgcacgttaaagaacttggtacagaCAAGCAagtgtgataggcatgggttcgaggttatctgtaccatactaattgcatccttaggcaagatgctttactctcattgcctaatctggtaggcgctgcactaaaaaaattataaacaaagtattcgaaaagagtaggggatcgtctcccggtgtgttgatctggtaggcgctgcactgccgGTTGCCATGGGTTcgtagagggcctaatccgaatttcctcagtttccagttaaacaTGAGGACcagtaataatacattaaacatTTAGGTATAATGGAAATAATAACTGTACTAGTAGTTACTAAAAAGTTATGTAAGAATGTAAGTTTAGGCATAACTCATAATTGTAACACAGCTGCTATGataatatactatatatgaaaTAATGCTAAACATAAAGTCATACCTATAAGACCATACATCTTAAAACTAGACAACAAACACTATACTAAAACCAATATATGatagaaataaatgtataaatgtttaaaaaatagacTAAAACACGCGGTCAAACAtaaaagtaaacaaacaaaatataaatggcCAACATAGTAAGAACAGAATTTTAAAGTTTAGAAATAGTGGAATGAAAGAAATGTAATACAATGCCAAAACATAGAATGTATCATATAATATAGAAACTATGTTAAACTGATTCGTGAATGTAAATAGGTTTATTAATGTGTGTATGGGTGTAATATAaggtccaaaaaaaaaaaaaaaacatacaaattgtGTGTActgaattaaaatttaataaaacaaacaatttgctcTAAATGTAAAATGAATCAAACCAAAATGAATACATTTCTTAATATAGAGGTAAATTTAAATGGTAAATAGTCGTACTTTTAAAATAACTTGCAATAACCATAAAATGTACGTTTTTAAAGCATACTTTTACTACATCGATTTTATGTACGTGTATAGATATAGTATGTTCTGGCCTCACAGAGAACGGCTGACCAAGACAGAGAACGGCTGACCAAGACAGAGAACGGCTGACCAAGACAGATAACCACACCGGTTACAATACAACACGAACACAGCCCTTTGGATCCGTACAATTCAATATGTAAAGCTGTTATATGGTAActgaaacaacaaaaataacaaatgtgTAAACAATAAAGCACGGGAGCCAAGCCCATCGGGCACACACTATGCGCAAATCCCGGCTAAGTGAAATGTTACCTACAAAAGTACCACGCCAGCCAATGCCGGCGAGAAagctattataattataataggcctgtactatgtactgtaatatgtaCTAAGATAATAACGTAGTAATATCAAGATCAGTTTTAGGTTAAGTTAATTCAGTATAttgtaatacattattataaacttAGCTACTTACAACAACTGTAAATGCACCAGCATCGCACGATACAATCCCTAGCATGACGAATGATTCGTCAACCTAGAACTACGTATATACAACGAGTCATTCGGGCGCTAAAATACTATTCAAATGGACCACGCTGTACGGCGGCAGGTGCGCTAAGCTCAGCTGGCACACGCCCGTTTGGTATACAAAGGATGCCACTACTTATGAAATTACATGAAaaacatattaataattgaacTAAAATTCTGCTTCTTAAAAGGAATGAACATGATATTTCACACCGTACAATCCTTCACTCCATATCTTCTACCGGAATCAGTAACACCAGTTCATGGCTTGGTCTAGAAAGCAGCTTGGTTGAATTATCTCGGCTCACTTTCAATTTCACCTTCGACACCAATTATCACTACTTTTAAGAGTGCTCGTGACTCTTGCCATGGCCAATTATTGCGATGACGTGCCTTTTCCGTCAGACATCGTCTTACACGATGCCATTTCTTTCTACTGTGTAGAAGGAGAAAATATTTGTTCTTCCACCTGGACCAAAACGTATCGGCCAGGCATTGCACCATCCGCCATTACTTTCCAACTAAGCCGTTCTTGGTAAAACGGATACCAAGAGGGGCCCTCATGTGATTAGACTTTTGATTCTAAATCATATTTGGTGGTGTGTGGATCACTCGGTATCGGCGTAAGCGGTCTTGAGTTCACAATCGCCGTAACTTCTGCCATAAGTGTCGTCAGAACCTCATGTGACCGCTGGATAGGTCATAAGTCGGCAAATATAGAATCTAGGATACGTCTGCATATGCCAATCATCCTTTCCCATGCTCCGCCCATATGGGAGAAATGGGAAGGATTAAACAACCACTCACAGTTATTCTCTAAAAGGCATTTCTTGACTCCACCATCGGTGCCAAGTATACCAATCTCGTTACACGCTCCTATGAAGTTTGTGCCACAGTCTGATCGAATCTGACTTACTGCCTGGTCCACGAATGGCAAGGAATCTCCGCAAGGCGTTGATGAATTTTGACGTGTCCTGTAATCTCAATATGAATGGCGCGGAAAGACATACACGTAAACAGTACAGCTTAACGTTTTGCTCTCGCCATACCTCCTCTCGTTTTACGTGATGACACTATCCATGGTCCAAATACATCTAGGCCAACGTACGTAAATAGAGGGGCCATAGACAAGCGCTCAGCAAGTCCGGCACTTGATACACTTGCTAATGATACTGTCGACCCTTCGTTTCTCCGCCACAATCCAGTATGCAGCACTTCTAATAGCTCCTCGAGTGAAATGCTTTCCCTGATGTTGGACTTGTGCATGGTAATATTGAATGATTAAGTCGGACACGTGATGTGGCCCTGGTATAATTATCGGGTGTGTGTCCAGCTCTCCCATCCTAGCGTTCTTAAGACGACCGCCAACTCGGAGAAGTCAATTTCCGTCTATGAAAGGGTCCAACCTGATAAGTGCACTTGACTTAAGCAGCGGAATACCACTCTCCAGCAACTCCAGCTCATCTGCAGAGAGTCAGCGCGCTGGGTGGCGCCTATAACAATTCGGCTTGAGTCATggtccagtccctaaggggagaaaaaggggtgggatgttaccagactggatacaaatttttcagtatagcagtttggtagagtatagtgtggagatgccaaaacaaagttactggaaatctgatttgacctctgtgacctctgacctcaatttttatatttttatattatataactaaaaatcgccatatcttgacaacgcagggacattttacatttatttttttttcaaaatgcttggaagatatatatttatattcgctataatgaaaataattgtacaaaaatggccgcaaaggctttatttttcagtttgacctttgaccttgattgcctaatatctcaataacacgcaatctcagagatttgagaatgggctcaaaatgttaagaaaataaatctaatatttagtctaatagaaacttttttcaaaaaattaccataaattaagcttttgtgacccttgacctctaatgtttgaatatgtcaatatctcggtaactatttgtcctaaaaagttcagtttggtgtcaaattgtttagaatatacacatttatatttgctctaacaaaatattttgtcagaattcaattggaaatgtcattttgagctatgacccatcgttttgcatatatttagcaattaataatctataaaaagagatcgagagaggggagggggttggggtggatggagagacacatatttttgttacatgttgcacaaatgttaaactctgtctacactataacatttttattcgacaaaaaaatgtgatgtgcccatatatggacacgatgaatgacatatcactaccatatttgggcacatcacaccttttttgttaaactagtttatagtgtagacaaacatgtaaaaaatatgtgtctctccatcaccccaaccacctccccctctctcgcttttccaatgctactgcatgcatctatacacatcaaaatgaccggaattgtactggaaagtttttagctacatttgaaaataagtcccagaggatgggtgtattgtaattttatcagaattatggcaattgtttgtaatgggaaagttttaaaactacatttgaaatatttgctaataatatcacatgctattaaagatatacttattttccccctgacaaaagtaattttgacaaatagttttgttgaatatgcaattttaatgtcacacataatagtttcaccaaaaattggattgaaaaaaaatgatatagtgcatacccaaaaaaactgcaattcaaagcaaaaaataggctgGAAGTCAATAGTGGGGTTCACATGGAACTGTGTCTAGAAGAAGTTGATTTAACAATTTTCTACTAACTGGACTAACCTTGACAAATCCCGTTCTTTGGTACAATTACCGGTATGTCtagttaattaaatttcataaaatcCTGGTATTGGAGATTTTAAATgctattttatgtaaaaaaaaatcatctatttcttttatttatccCGTATGTTGTTTACTTTTAACTTCTGATTACAAACAATTGGTCATTTTACTTTCTGTGTTAAATTTTGTATTCTATTTTTCAGTATAGTAAATTTTTTAGGCCTACCATCTTCTAATATCTATTAGACCTCTGTCCTCGTCAGACAtagttcatttaattttttaggaCATTTTATGGGGTACACAATGAAGAATGACCATATTCTTTGCAATTCAAAtgttaaatatgaaaatgaaatgggttaaaaaattcTTCAATTTCATTGGTGCAAATGAGGCTAAAGGCCACCCGCTGGGTTGTTAATTGGATTACCCTCATAAAATAACTGGCTATCCTTGGATTTACTTCTAAATCCAAGCAGCAATAATTGTCCAGAAAAAAAACATCATCCGGACATAATTGAGCATTCACATCCAAATTATGGCGAGGTCATGTAGATAATCTACTTAAATTAACTAGCCATAGTTC contains:
- the LOC140044553 gene encoding aggrecan core protein-like; protein product: MIHRVIGQITCVASETRFTTQNRYDFLPGESITTEEEKCVYFIPFIDRWWNIFPCSERINYICEKFHDTVKPTYGSTCPEDFQVIIPLNETSAEVTWTPPTWEDNECVVSVDASHSPGYVIHMLEEERSTSVNITYTAHDRAGNPSAACSFTAKVSYCPEGMIPNIRFSSCYGKSTSSVTYQEGGTFCQDVYGGYLAIISCQEENDWILNNIVSLENAWIGYDDIQTEGTFLWSAGNITDEESTFENWHINKPDHGTDQHCTVIIWKSGKWNNTNCKLKAIAICEKHYSQPISVCSSADITTGKM